From the genome of Amia ocellicauda isolate fAmiCal2 chromosome 14, fAmiCal2.hap1, whole genome shotgun sequence, one region includes:
- the LOC136768681 gene encoding POC1 centriolar protein homolog A-like produces MSTCEGISGCVFLRDGLLGSTSFDGQIEVWHIDSGCRTVEVDAHKNSITGCDVTSNRKNLATVSLDSKLKVWAVPKGSRAATLNNPCPLNCVTFPPEGHLVVAGGWDKAVRLWNW; encoded by the exons ATGAGCACCTGCGAAGGCATCTCAGGGTGCGTGTTCCTGCGAGACGGGCTTCTGGGCTCCACCTCCTTCGATGGGCAGATAGAAGTGTGGCACATCGACAGTGGCTGCAG GACCGTGGAAGTTGATGCCCACAAGAACAGCATCACGGGATGTGATGTCACCAGCAACAGGAAGAACTTGGCCACAGTGTCCCTGGACTCTAAGCTGAAG GTGTGGGCAGTGCCAAAGGGCAGCCGGGCCGCCACCCTGAACAACCCCTGCCCTTTGAACTGTGTGACCTTTCCCCCTGAGGGTCATTTGGTGGTGGCAGGTGGCTGGGACAAGGCGGTGAGGCTCTGGAACTGGTGA